A single window of Scyliorhinus canicula unplaced genomic scaffold, sScyCan1.1, whole genome shotgun sequence DNA harbors:
- the LOC119959657 gene encoding zinc finger protein 229-like — MEKPWKCGDCGKRYIVPSKLEIHRRSHTGERPFTCSQCGQGFTQLSHLQTHQRVHSAEKPFTCSQCGKGFTQLSYLQSHQRVHTGVRPFTCSQCGKGFRALFILRRHQRVHTGERPFTCSQCGKGFIDSSTLQSHQRVHTGEKPFTCSLCGQRFRASFTLQKHQRVRTRERPFTCSQCGKGFIDSSALRRHQRVHTGERPFTCAQCGKGFIDSSILRKHQRIHTGERPFICFQCGKGFIDSSTLQRHQRVHTGERPFTCSQCGKGFIDASTLRKHQRIHTGERPFTCAQCGKGFIDASTLRKHQRVHTGERLFTCSQCGKGFTQLSTLQTHQQIHTGEKPFTCSQCGKGFTRLSHLQVHQRVHTGEKPFTCSQCGKGFTQLSSLQVHQRVHTGEKPLTCSQCGQRFRALSTLQTHQRVHTGEKPFTCSLCGKGFTQLSCLQTHQQVHTGARPFTCS, encoded by the coding sequence atggagaaaccatggaaatgtggggactgtggaaagAGATACATAGTCCCAtctaagctggagattcatcgacgcagtcacactggggagagaccgttcacctgctctcagtgtgggcagggattcactcagttatctcacctgcagacacaccagcgagttcacagtgcggagaaaccattcacctgctctcagtgtgggaagggatttactcagttatcttacctgcagtcacaccagcgagttcacactggggtgaggccattcacctgctctcaatgtgggaagggattccgtgcTCTATTCATCCTGCGGAGacatcagcgggttcacactggggagaggccattcacctgctctcagtgtgggaagggatttattgattcatccaccttgcagtcacaccagcgagttcacactggggagaagccattcacctgctctctgtgtggaCAGAGATTCCGTGCTTCATTcaccctgcagaaacatcagcgagttcgcactcgggagaggccattcacctgttctcaatgtgggaaaggattcattgattcatccgccctgcggagacatcagcgagttcacactggggagaggccattcacgtgcgcacagtgtgggaagggattcattgattcatccatcctgcggaaacatcaacgaattcacactggcgagagaccattcatctgctttcagtgtgggaagggattcattgattcatccaccctgcagagacatcagcgagttcacactggggagagaccattcacctgctctcagtgtgggaagggattcattgatgcatctaccctgcggaaacatcagcgaattcacactggggagaggccattcacctgcgctcagtgtgggaagggattcattgatgcatctaccctgcggaaacatcagcgagttcacactggggagaggctattcacctgctctcagtgtgggaagggattcactcagttatccaccctgcagacacaccagcaaattcacactggggagaagccattcacctgctctcaatgtgggaagggattcactcggttatctcacctgcaggtacaccagcgagttcacactggagagaagccattcacctgctctcagtgtgggaaaggattcacacagttatccagcctgcaggtacatcagcgagttcacactggagagaagccactcacctgctctcagtgtgggcagagattccgtgctttatccaccctgcagacacaccagcgagttcacactggggagaagccatttacctgctctctctgtgggaagggattcactcagttatcctgtctgcagacacaccagcaagttcacactggggcgagaccattcacctgctcttag
- the LOC119959654 gene encoding zinc finger protein 239-like translates to KPWKCADCGKGFISPSNLETHRRVHTGERPFTCSTCGKGFTELSTLRKHQRVHTGERPFTCIECGKGFTESSKLRKHQRVHTGERPFTCSTCGKGFTRSSHLLSHQRVHTGERPFTCSTCGKGFTESSTLRKHQRVHTGERPFTCIECGKGFTQSSTLRKHQRVHTGERPFTCSACGKGFTQSSALLSHQRVHTGERPFTCSTCEKGFTQSSKLLIHQRVHTGERPFTCSTCGKGFTESSTLRKHQRIHTGERPFTCSTCEKGFTQSSNLLIHQRVHTWERPFTCSTCGKGFTRSSHLLIHQRVHTGERPFTCSTCGKGFTESSALRKHQRIHTGERPFTCSTRGKGFTQSSHLLRHHRVHK, encoded by the coding sequence aaaccgtggaaatgtgcggactgtgggaaaggattcatttccCCATCCaacctggaaactcatcgacgtgttcacactggggagagaccattcacctgctccacgtgtgggaagggattcactgagttatccacactgcggaaacaccagcgtgttcacactggggagagaccgttcacctgcatcgagtgtgggaagggattcactgagtcatccaaactgcggaaacaccagcgtgttcacactggggagagaccattcacctgctccacgtgtgggaagggattcactcggtcatcccacctgctgagtcaccagcgtgttcacactggggagagaccgttcacctgctccacctgtgggaagggattcactgagtcatccaccctgcggaaacaccagcgtgttcacactggggagagaccgttcacctgcatcgagtgtgggaagggattcactcagtcatccacactgcggaaacaccagcgtgttcacactggggagagaccattcacctgctccgcgtgtgggaaaggattcactcagtcatccgccCTGCTCagtcaccagcgtgttcacactggggagagaccgttcacctgctccacatgtgagaagggattcactcaatcatccaaactgctgattcaccagcgagttcacactggggagagaccgttcacctgctccacgtgtgggaagggattcactgagtcatccacactgcggaaacaccagcgaattcacactggggagagaccgttcacctgctccacatgtgagaagggattcactcaatcatccaacctgctgattcaccagcgagttcacacttgggagagaccgttcacctgctccacgtgtgggaagggattcactcggtcgtcccacctgctgattcaccagcgtgttcacactggggagagaccgttcacctgctccacgtgtgggaagggattcactgagtcatccgcactgcggaaacaccagcgaattcacactggggagagaccgttcacctgctccacgcgtgggaagggattcactcagtcatcccacctgctgagacatcaccgagtccacaagtaa